TGAATCCATCGCGATATCATTGCAGAAACCGCCACCCGGCAGGGCGTAGCGCCCCTTGTCCGCACCGGTTGCCGCATCGAAAGCCAACAGGGCCGGTTTCGCATGGCCCGTCAGACGCCCGACACCCGGGTCGGAGGAACAGACCCAAAGGGTTCCCTTGTTTTCATCCAGCAACATGCCGATGGCTGACACAAGACCATTGCTTCCCGCCTTGATAAAGGGTTCTGCCTGGGTAGCGCCGGGCTGACGGCGAAAGATCCGTCCTTCGTAGACGCTGCCGACATAGGCCGTGCCGTCGGAGGCCATGGTGATACCTTCCGGGAAAGTCGTCTCCCCCGGGAGGGTGAAGGCATCTTCCGCCTGGGCCGCGCAGGACAGGCCGAGCGCCACAAGCGTCCCGGCGACAAAGCTTTTGGGGGGAAATCTCATTTTCTGTCGTCCCAATCAGTGAAAACCGTTGGAAGACAATGACATGATGATCGGGGGCAGCGTCGAAGCAATCAGCCCAAAATCAGTCAGGATCGGCTCAAATTGTCTGTGCCGTGCCTTTTTGATATTCACTGGGCGCCAGACCGAAAACCTCGCGGAAACGGCGGGCGAAATAGCCTGAGGATTCATAGCCGCAGCTCAGCGCCACTTCCTGGATGCTCATTTCCGTGCGGCCGAGAAGGTCCCGGGCGCGCCGCATACGGGTTTCCGTCAACAGGGTGGTGAAACTTACCTCCCGCTCGCCAAGACGGCGTTTCAGGGTCGAGACACTCATCCCCGCCTCCCGCGCTGCCAGGGCCAGCGTCCAATTGCGGGCCGGTTCCTGGGCAATGCGGGCCATCAGGCGGTCGATCGGCTCTTCTTCCACAAGCCCCATGTAATGCATGGCCCCCGGCTCATGCAAAAGCAGCAGCAGAATTTCCTGGATGCGGTGTTCGACCACGGTGGAAAGCGCAATGCCTTCCTCCTTACCGCTGCGCACGAAATGCATGATCGCACTCCACAAAGGCGGGGTGGGATGCACATTCATGCAGGGCGTTTCCGGACGCGGGTGGTGCTGGCGCATCGCCTCGATCTCACCATGATAGGCCTGACGGAAATTTTCCAGCAGCGGTCCGCGCACCTCGATCATCATGGACAGATAGAGTCCGGTTTCCTCGTCAGGGATATTCACGGCATCACACCGCAGGCCCCGCGGCATCAGCATCACCATGCCCGGCCCGCATTCCTGAACAAAGCCGCCCGCGTGGATTTCCTTGGACCCTTTGATGATCAGCCCGATCAACGGAGTTTCCAGCGTAACATCCGCCACCCGTTCGCGGCGGCGGAATTTGAAGGCGCTGACATCGCTGATCTGCTGGCGCACTTCATCATCCCAGTCCTGCGGCAGGTCGATAAAGCTTTCCAGCGCCGAAAAAATATGACGTCCGTCCATGGAGGTCTCCCTTTGCATTCACCCTAAACGAGTGTGAATAGCTTGCAAAGGATTTCCTTTGTGTCTGTGGGGTTTAGCCTCCCCCAACCCGACGTAATGTCTCTTGCGTGAAAAAAAGCTCCGCTGTTGGGGCGGTGCGGGGTTCGATAAAAAGCTAATCAGACAGGAACGGTATAGTCCTGGATGAATGGTGAGAGGCCGATGACGGGTCCATTGCAAGACAGACAATCCAGCGCCCCGCGCGAGATGAGCGAGGCGGTCAAAATGCATTATCAGGATGCAGGCGACTATCTGCGTTTCGTCAAGAGGCAGGGCTGGCAGATCACCAATTATGTGCTGATGTCGCTCTTCGCGGTCTTTGTTGTGCATAAGGAACTGCACCCCGCAAAACCCGTGGAGAATTACGGGCTGATGGCACTGGCGACGGTTGCCACGCTGCTGGGCCTGTTTTACCTGCGCTCGATCCATAACGCGGCCCGCGATCTGCGCCGGAAGCTGCGCCATATCCATGAAGACTATTTCACGGCGGAAGAACGGGCGCGGCTGCTGATCGACAACGGACCACAGCGCGCCTATCCGGGCCCGGCCTTCACCTTCACCTTTGTCGGCATTATCGTGACCGGCTGGGCGATCCTGCTTTATCTGCTGTTGCGAAGCTAGCTCAGCTCCGCGCCTTCCGGCGGAAATGCAGATAATGGGGAATGCCCGCCAGGGCCTTGGTCTCATAACGGGTCTTGGGCCGGCCCTCCGGGCGCTCGTACCAATCGCCCGGCCCCTCGTCCAACCAGTCAAAATCACCATGAGTGGAGACATAATAGAGAATCCAGCGCACGTAATCCGCATGATCGCTGGCAACGATCAAATCGCCGCCATCTTTCAGCAGACGGCTGAAACGCGGCATGTTGTCGGGGCCAATCATACGGCGGAAGTTATGGCGCTTCTTGTGCCAGGGGTCCGGGAAAAGGACGAACATCCGGTCCAGGCTGGCATCCGGCAGCTTGTCCATGAGCAGACGCGCATCATCCGCATGCAGGCGCACATTTTCCAGGCCCTCGTCTTCCACATAGGCCAGCATGCGCGCCACGCCGTTGATAAATGGCTCACAGCCGATAAAGCCCAATTCCGGATGTCGGCCGGCCTGCCAGGCGAGATGCTCGCCCGCGCCAAAGCCGACTTCAAGCCAGACCTGTTCGGGCTTTTTGCCAAAGAGCGCTTCCATATCGACCTGCTCTGCGCTGAGGTCAGCGGAAAGCTCAGGCAAAAGCGTTTCGATCAGCTTCTGGTGCCGGTCGCGCAACGGCCGCCCTTTGCGGCGGCCGTAGAATTTTTCAGACTTTTGAATGTCCGACATATTTCCAACCTGGATGTTTGAAGGAAGGAGGCCCTTAGGACAGGGCCGCCTTCAAAGCGTCTACCAGATCGGTCTTCTCCCAGGAGAAGCTTCCGTCAGCACCCGGTGTGCGACCGAAGTGACCATAGGCCGCCGTCGGTGCATAGATCGGACGGTTCAACTGCAGATGTTCCCGGATGCCGCGCGGGCTGAGGTCCATGACTTCCTGAAGGGCACCAGCCAGTTTGGCTTCGTTGACGCGGCCCGTGTCGCCCATATGAACGTAAACGGACAGCGGCTTGGAAATGCCGATCGCATAGGAAAGCTGAATGACGCAGAAATCGGCCAGTTCGGCAGCAACGACGTTTTTCGCCAGATAGCGCGCCGCATAGGCCGCGGAACGGTCAACCTTTGTCGGGTCCTTGCCAGAGAATGCGCCACCGCCATGGGGAGCCGCACCGCCATAGGTATCCACAATGATCTTACGGCCGGTCAGACCGGCATCGCCATCCGGGCCACCGATCACAAAGCGACCGGTCGGGTTGATGTAAAGTTCGCTTTC
The Aestuariispira ectoiniformans genome window above contains:
- the trmB gene encoding tRNA (guanine(46)-N(7))-methyltransferase TrmB produces the protein MSDIQKSEKFYGRRKGRPLRDRHQKLIETLLPELSADLSAEQVDMEALFGKKPEQVWLEVGFGAGEHLAWQAGRHPELGFIGCEPFINGVARMLAYVEDEGLENVRLHADDARLLMDKLPDASLDRMFVLFPDPWHKKRHNFRRMIGPDNMPRFSRLLKDGGDLIVASDHADYVRWILYYVSTHGDFDWLDEGPGDWYERPEGRPKTRYETKALAGIPHYLHFRRKARS
- a CDS encoding AraC family transcriptional regulator, which produces MDGRHIFSALESFIDLPQDWDDEVRQQISDVSAFKFRRRERVADVTLETPLIGLIIKGSKEIHAGGFVQECGPGMVMLMPRGLRCDAVNIPDEETGLYLSMMIEVRGPLLENFRQAYHGEIEAMRQHHPRPETPCMNVHPTPPLWSAIMHFVRSGKEEGIALSTVVEHRIQEILLLLLHEPGAMHYMGLVEEEPIDRLMARIAQEPARNWTLALAAREAGMSVSTLKRRLGEREVSFTTLLTETRMRRARDLLGRTEMSIQEVALSCGYESSGYFARRFREVFGLAPSEYQKGTAQTI